Proteins from one Deinococcus radiopugnans ATCC 19172 genomic window:
- a CDS encoding cbb3-type cytochrome c oxidase subunit I, which produces MTIQAPQQVPSHAPSARPSAWEVLKDYMMTTDHKKIGTLYILTSIIGFAIAGFLAVAIRIQLAVPDNTFLIGTTYNQVLTLHAALMLFFFLIPIGLFGFGNWFLPLQLGVRDVALPRINTFAVWLFIFSLILVITGLANGGAPSVGWTFYYPLSVDANQPGVSVLMVALTLNGIASLLGSANFAATIVNMRAPGMSLWKMPIFVWAIFSTSILQLISLGGLTAAALVTFLEIKLGLSMFNPGIGGVPVMFQQFFWFYSHPAVYVMLLPYLGIGAEIASTMARKPLFGYRVMVYSLLGIVLVSLLVWAHHMFAVGLPESWQIAFMIATMIVAVPTGVKIFNLIGTLYGGRIIMKTPTYWLVGFIFNFLIGGITGVSLGMIPFDYHVTMSYYVVAHFHNVMMFGTAFLAMGGLYYWWPKMTGRFMDEKLGMWHFWLFMVGSWMTFLPQYILGLLGMPRRYYTYPAGNFAWTELNFVSTLGALTLLAGGAVWFWNMYITAKKPATASNNPWGGYTLEWTSSSPPAAYNFAHEFPTTFPTERPLYDWEKNGDTLTPVDPKTIHLPQDSIWPFVTAVGLLLMGYGLSFGWFTNYTPAGGLQPFFEAAPSHVFASLVLYLSFPVFLWGLFKWAGTREYAVPVAHHHLTKYDNGFMGMAWFIISEIGLFGVLIAGYVYLRVSGLAEPPALRPNVWLAALNTLILVSSSFVIHRAEQDNHHGKVTRFRLGLFVTLLLGAAFMLFQVYEFSLFGFESDWKQNLWQSCFFIIVGLHGLHILIGGTGVALPYYQAMTGKMDKYNHGSITPASLYWHLVDVVWLLIVAIFYAW; this is translated from the coding sequence GTGACCATTCAGGCTCCACAGCAGGTTCCCAGTCACGCCCCCTCCGCGCGGCCCAGCGCCTGGGAAGTCCTCAAGGACTACATGATGACCACCGATCATAAAAAGATCGGGACCCTGTACATCCTGACCAGCATCATCGGTTTTGCCATTGCGGGCTTTCTGGCCGTCGCCATCCGCATTCAGCTGGCGGTGCCGGACAACACCTTCCTGATCGGCACCACCTACAACCAGGTGCTGACCCTGCACGCCGCGCTGATGCTCTTTTTCTTCCTGATTCCGATTGGCCTGTTCGGCTTCGGCAACTGGTTCCTGCCGCTGCAACTCGGGGTGCGGGACGTGGCGCTGCCGCGCATCAACACCTTTGCGGTGTGGCTGTTCATCTTCTCGCTGATCCTGGTGATCACAGGTCTCGCCAACGGCGGCGCCCCCAGCGTCGGCTGGACGTTCTATTACCCGCTGTCGGTGGACGCCAACCAGCCCGGCGTGTCGGTGCTGATGGTGGCGCTGACCCTCAACGGCATCGCCTCGCTGCTGGGGAGCGCCAACTTCGCGGCCACCATCGTCAACATGCGCGCCCCCGGCATGAGCCTGTGGAAAATGCCCATCTTCGTGTGGGCGATCTTCTCCACCTCGATCCTGCAGCTGATCTCGCTGGGCGGCCTGACGGCGGCGGCGCTGGTCACCTTCCTGGAAATCAAGCTGGGCCTGAGCATGTTCAACCCCGGCATCGGCGGCGTGCCGGTGATGTTCCAGCAGTTCTTCTGGTTCTACTCGCACCCTGCCGTGTACGTGATGCTGCTGCCCTACCTGGGCATCGGTGCGGAAATCGCCTCCACCATGGCCCGCAAGCCGCTTTTCGGCTACCGCGTGATGGTGTACTCGCTGCTGGGCATCGTGCTGGTCTCGCTGCTGGTGTGGGCGCACCACATGTTCGCCGTGGGCCTGCCCGAGTCGTGGCAGATCGCCTTCATGATCGCCACCATGATTGTGGCCGTACCCACCGGGGTCAAGATCTTTAACCTGATCGGCACGCTGTACGGCGGGCGCATCATCATGAAGACGCCCACCTACTGGCTGGTCGGCTTTATCTTCAACTTCCTGATCGGGGGGATCACCGGCGTGTCGCTGGGCATGATTCCCTTCGACTACCACGTCACCATGTCGTACTACGTGGTGGCCCACTTCCACAACGTGATGATGTTCGGCACGGCGTTCCTGGCGATGGGCGGGCTGTACTACTGGTGGCCCAAGATGACCGGGCGCTTCATGGACGAGAAGCTGGGCATGTGGCACTTCTGGCTTTTCATGGTGGGCTCGTGGATGACCTTCCTGCCGCAGTACATCCTGGGCCTGCTGGGCATGCCGCGCCGCTACTACACCTACCCTGCCGGCAACTTCGCCTGGACCGAACTGAACTTCGTCTCCACGCTGGGCGCGCTGACGCTGCTGGCCGGGGGCGCGGTGTGGTTCTGGAACATGTACATCACCGCCAAGAAGCCCGCCACCGCGTCCAACAACCCCTGGGGCGGCTACACGCTGGAATGGACGTCGTCCAGCCCGCCCGCCGCGTACAACTTCGCCCACGAGTTCCCCACCACCTTCCCCACCGAGCGCCCGCTGTACGACTGGGAGAAGAACGGCGACACCCTGACCCCGGTGGACCCCAAGACCATCCACCTGCCACAGGACAGCATCTGGCCCTTCGTGACCGCCGTGGGTCTGCTGCTGATGGGCTACGGCCTGAGCTTCGGCTGGTTCACCAACTACACCCCGGCGGGCGGCCTGCAGCCCTTCTTCGAGGCCGCGCCCAGCCACGTCTTCGCCAGCCTGGTGCTGTACCTCAGCTTCCCGGTGTTCCTGTGGGGCCTGTTCAAGTGGGCCGGAACGCGTGAGTACGCCGTGCCCGTCGCGCACCACCACCTGACCAAGTACGACAACGGCTTCATGGGCATGGCGTGGTTCATCATCTCCGAAATCGGCCTGTTCGGCGTGCTGATCGCCGGGTACGTGTATCTGCGCGTCAGCGGTCTGGCCGAGCCGCCCGCCCTGCGTCCCAACGTGTGGCTGGCCGCGCTGAACACCCTGATTCTGGTGTCGTCCTCGTTCGTGATTCACCGCGCCGAGCAGGACAACCACCACGGCAAGGTCACGCGCTTCCGCCTGGGCCTGTTCGTGACGCTGCTGCTGGGCGCCGCCTTCATGCTGTTCCAGGTCTACGAGTTCTCGCTGTTCGGCTTCGAGAGCGACTGGAAACAGAACCTGTGGCAGTCGTGCTTCTTCATCATCGTCGGCCTGCACGGTCTGCACATCCTGATCGGCGGCACGGGCGTGGCGCTGCCGTACTACCAGGCCATGACCGGCAAGATGGACAAGTACAACCACGGTTCGATCACGCCCGCCAGCCTGTACTGGCACCTGGTGGACGTGGTGTGGCTGCTCATTGTGGCGATCTTCTACGCCTGGTAG
- a CDS encoding SCO family protein produces the protein MKWLTGILLGIAVVLGGLLFARQANPGVTGGTALDHPVPLPALKLVDDRGEATTLAHGDGRLRLIFYGFVRCPDVCPATLASLKNSYEELTPPQQQKLQIQFITVDPTFDTPEVVRAYLNRFEPAFTGLTGKADTIDAAARAMFVANVKPQPAMEMDHSAHLAAPAGSGADNAQAAGAGAGEAARIHGDQVSVVDPQGQFVRVYSNLDVIGGALQQDLPGLIRKYGGS, from the coding sequence ATGAAGTGGCTGACGGGCATCTTGTTGGGAATCGCGGTGGTGCTGGGCGGTCTGCTGTTCGCGCGGCAGGCCAATCCCGGCGTGACGGGGGGCACGGCGCTGGATCACCCGGTGCCCCTGCCCGCGCTGAAACTGGTGGACGATCGGGGCGAGGCCACGACGCTGGCCCACGGCGACGGGCGCCTGCGGCTGATCTTCTACGGCTTCGTGCGCTGTCCCGACGTCTGCCCGGCCACGCTGGCGAGTCTGAAGAACAGTTACGAGGAGCTGACGCCGCCGCAGCAGCAAAAGCTCCAGATTCAGTTCATCACGGTGGATCCCACCTTCGACACGCCGGAGGTGGTGCGGGCCTACCTGAACCGTTTCGAGCCGGCCTTTACCGGGCTGACAGGCAAAGCCGACACCATCGACGCGGCGGCCAGGGCCATGTTCGTGGCGAACGTCAAGCCCCAGCCGGCCATGGAGATGGACCACAGCGCTCACCTGGCGGCCCCGGCAGGTTCGGGGGCGGACAATGCCCAGGCCGCCGGCGCGGGAGCCGGTGAAGCGGCCCGCATCCACGGCGATCAGGTCAGCGTGGTGGACCCGCAGGGGCAGTTCGTGCGGGTCTACAGCAATCTGGACGTGATCGGCGGCGCGTTGCAGCAGGATTTGCCGGGACTGATCCGCAAGTACGGCGGGTCTTGA
- a CDS encoding DMT family transporter: MGWTALLLAGLCEIGFTTCLQLSDGFKKKWPSAFFLLFAIASFQLMSRALETLPLGTVYAVWTGIGAVGTALVGIVYFRESATPLRLGLLGVVVALIIGLRVLP, from the coding sequence GTGGGATGGACTGCCCTGCTGCTGGCCGGCCTGTGTGAGATCGGCTTTACCACCTGTCTGCAACTCAGCGACGGCTTTAAAAAGAAGTGGCCCAGCGCATTTTTCCTGCTGTTCGCCATCGCCAGCTTCCAGCTGATGAGCCGGGCGCTGGAAACCCTGCCGCTGGGCACGGTCTACGCGGTGTGGACCGGCATCGGGGCGGTGGGCACGGCGCTGGTGGGCATCGTCTATTTTCGCGAATCGGCCACGCCGCTGCGGCTGGGGCTGCTGGGCGTGGTGGTGGCGCTGATCATCGGGCTGCGGGTGCTGCCATGA
- a CDS encoding TetR/AcrR family transcriptional regulator — MPRIVDHDQRRAELTAAVWSLIREQGLAGVTIRNLSQRSGWSSGAIRHYLPNREAILGFAAGQIGERAWERVQSVPASDDPFQDFLNRLEVTLPLDEAGRVWLEVWLAFVGAAVSDQDFADAQGVLYRDLNTIFVEAFEQFARHGWLPAHTPQAAATEIHALLDGLSVHLLLHQINPAQARTTLEAALSRMLIRPEPSA, encoded by the coding sequence ATGCCCCGAATCGTCGACCACGATCAGCGCCGCGCCGAACTGACGGCGGCGGTCTGGAGCCTGATTCGCGAGCAGGGGCTGGCGGGGGTGACCATTCGCAACCTGTCGCAACGCAGCGGCTGGTCCAGCGGGGCCATTCGCCATTACCTGCCCAATCGCGAGGCCATCCTGGGCTTTGCCGCCGGGCAGATCGGCGAGCGGGCCTGGGAGCGCGTGCAGTCGGTGCCGGCCAGCGACGATCCCTTCCAGGACTTCCTGAACCGGCTGGAAGTGACCCTGCCGCTGGACGAGGCCGGCCGCGTGTGGCTGGAGGTGTGGCTGGCCTTCGTGGGCGCGGCGGTCAGCGATCAGGACTTCGCCGATGCCCAGGGCGTGCTGTACCGCGACCTGAACACCATTTTTGTGGAGGCGTTCGAGCAGTTCGCCCGTCACGGCTGGTTGCCCGCGCACACGCCGCAGGCGGCGGCCACCGAGATTCACGCCCTGCTGGACGGCCTGAGCGTGCATCTGCTGCTGCACCAGATCAACCCCGCACAGGCCCGCACGACGCTGGAAGCAGCCCTGTCCCGCATGCTGATCCGGCCGGAACCTTCAGCCTGA
- a CDS encoding DUF423 domain-containing protein: protein MRLSRSAPSAASLPAFPTGAILAALGVALGAFAAHALKARLTPELLTNFETGVRYQMYAALALLVLGTRPEQRRAPALLLAGAVIFSGTLYILALTGVKWLGAVTPIGGVLLIAGFVLAALDARHSG from the coding sequence ATGCGCCTGAGCCGTTCCGCCCCCTCTGCCGCCTCCCTCCCTGCCTTCCCCACCGGGGCCATCCTGGCCGCACTGGGAGTGGCCCTGGGGGCCTTCGCCGCCCACGCGCTGAAAGCCAGGCTGACGCCGGAGCTGCTGACCAATTTCGAGACGGGGGTGCGTTACCAGATGTACGCCGCGCTGGCGCTGCTGGTGCTGGGCACCCGCCCCGAGCAACGCCGCGCGCCCGCGCTGCTGCTGGCCGGGGCCGTCATCTTCAGCGGCACGCTGTACATCCTGGCGCTGACCGGCGTGAAGTGGCTGGGCGCGGTGACCCCGATAGGCGGCGTGCTGCTGATCGCGGGATTTGTGCTGGCGGCGCTGGACGCCCGGCACTCAGGCTGA
- the mraZ gene encoding division/cell wall cluster transcriptional repressor MraZ, producing the protein MPFGEYPYTIDDKGRVVMPPAFREFVEDGMILTRGMEGCLYVFPLASWRRVEEQLEGLPLTDAESRAFVRFFYSGASKARLDNQSRVSVPQPLRTFAALDGDVVVAGAPGRLELWTPARWDAAISAVQDHPPKPDLLINFVA; encoded by the coding sequence TTGCCGTTCGGAGAGTACCCCTACACCATCGACGACAAGGGCCGCGTGGTCATGCCCCCCGCCTTTCGGGAATTCGTCGAGGACGGCATGATTCTGACGCGCGGGATGGAAGGTTGCCTGTACGTCTTTCCGCTGGCGAGCTGGCGACGGGTGGAAGAACAGCTTGAAGGGCTGCCGCTGACTGACGCCGAATCCCGCGCCTTTGTCCGCTTCTTCTACTCGGGGGCCAGCAAGGCGCGGCTGGACAACCAGAGCCGCGTTTCCGTGCCCCAGCCCCTGCGGACCTTTGCGGCGCTGGACGGCGACGTCGTCGTGGCGGGCGCGCCAGGCCGCCTGGAACTGTGGACCCCGGCCCGCTGGGACGCGGCCATCAGCGCCGTGCAGGACCATCCCCCCAAACCCGACCTCCTCATCAATTTCGTGGCGTGA
- the rsmH gene encoding 16S rRNA (cytosine(1402)-N(4))-methyltransferase RsmH encodes MNNTAPDSSSDSPPTPVALTHVPVLAAEVLDALNPAPGKMFVDGTLGGAGHTRLLLAAGARVYGIDQDPFALDRAREAGLDGLTVLQGNYRDMGALLAGAGVSEVDGVLLDIGVSSFQLDDTDRGFSYHSEAPLDMRMSQSGESAAEVVNTYPEAELASIIYEYGEDRLSRRIARGIVYAREKAPIETTVQLAEIVKRAYPGFSKGIHPARRTFQALRIHVNDELGALRDGLSAAEALLRPGGRLAVISFHSLEDRIVKRFLLGSAALRPLTKRPVIAAEDEQASNPRARSAKLRSAEKLDPEVTA; translated from the coding sequence ATGAACAACACTGCACCCGATTCCTCCAGCGACTCCCCGCCCACCCCTGTGGCCCTGACCCATGTGCCCGTGCTGGCCGCCGAGGTCCTGGACGCCCTGAATCCGGCTCCCGGCAAGATGTTTGTGGACGGCACGCTGGGCGGCGCGGGCCACACCCGGCTGCTGCTCGCGGCGGGGGCCCGCGTGTACGGCATCGATCAGGACCCCTTTGCGCTGGACCGCGCCCGCGAGGCCGGTCTGGACGGACTGACGGTGCTGCAGGGCAATTACCGCGACATGGGGGCGCTGCTTGCCGGGGCAGGCGTGAGCGAGGTGGACGGGGTGCTGCTCGACATCGGCGTCAGCTCGTTTCAGCTGGACGACACGGACCGCGGCTTCTCGTACCACAGCGAGGCCCCGCTGGACATGCGCATGAGCCAGTCCGGGGAAAGTGCCGCCGAGGTGGTCAACACCTATCCCGAAGCCGAGCTGGCCTCGATCATCTACGAGTACGGCGAGGACCGCCTGTCGCGCCGGATCGCGCGCGGCATCGTGTACGCCCGCGAGAAGGCGCCGATTGAAACCACCGTGCAACTGGCCGAGATCGTCAAGCGGGCCTACCCCGGCTTCAGCAAGGGCATCCACCCGGCGCGGCGCACCTTCCAGGCCCTGCGGATCCACGTCAACGATGAACTGGGCGCGCTGCGCGACGGCCTGAGCGCCGCTGAGGCGCTGCTGCGTCCTGGCGGGCGGCTGGCTGTGATCAGCTTCCACTCGCTGGAAGACCGCATCGTGAAGCGTTTTCTGCTGGGCAGCGCGGCCCTGCGCCCGCTGACCAAGCGCCCGGTGATCGCCGCGGAAGACGAGCAGGCCAGCAACCCGCGCGCCCGCAGCGCCAAGCTGCGCAGCGCCGAGAAGCTGGACCCGGAGGTGACGGCGTGA
- a CDS encoding peptidoglycan D,D-transpeptidase FtsI family protein, with amino-acid sequence MEVKIRNRSRLMQVVATVLFLSLVWAYAQLEWNVPSSVGRSLVQSRGTITSSDGKVLAQSVDGKRVYPQGHLAGQVLGMMGTTDGLEGLEYAYDRSLASGQDLRLTINTSVQAAAESALRKAIPEHEAEYGSVVVMETRTGRVLAAASYPAFDPNHWRDYSLDARRNRPFLDVYEPGSVIKGLVVAAAINEGLTTPKTVYETPMNRHVGGRWGSVIHDAVDHPSTLTTKQILRYSSNVGMSHIVEKFGSDKLRAYFTQYGFGSYPDMPVVPAATGQLQPLRKWDDLVRVTNAFGQGMSATTLQLASAYNALANDGLYLPPQLVEGVAGPAEKREIVRPEVARTTRTMLQAVIEEGIPHQAGIKGYALGGKTGTAQVVVDGRYSSTIYNSVFTGFYPVDAPQITVVAMAHGAKLSYHGSMLAAPVFREIMKDVLSTWGAAPRIEAPKAAENEK; translated from the coding sequence GTGGAGGTAAAGATTCGCAACCGCTCCCGTCTGATGCAGGTGGTGGCGACCGTGCTGTTCCTGTCACTGGTGTGGGCCTACGCGCAACTGGAGTGGAACGTGCCCAGCAGCGTGGGCCGCAGCCTGGTGCAGTCGCGCGGCACGATCACGTCCAGCGACGGCAAGGTGCTGGCCCAGAGCGTGGACGGCAAGCGCGTGTACCCGCAGGGCCACCTGGCCGGGCAGGTGCTGGGCATGATGGGCACCACCGACGGTCTGGAAGGCCTGGAGTACGCCTATGACCGCAGTCTGGCCTCGGGGCAGGACCTGCGCCTGACCATCAACACCAGCGTTCAGGCCGCCGCCGAATCCGCGCTGCGCAAGGCCATTCCGGAGCACGAGGCCGAGTACGGCTCGGTGGTGGTCATGGAGACCCGCACCGGACGCGTGCTGGCGGCGGCCAGTTACCCGGCCTTCGATCCCAACCACTGGCGCGACTACAGCCTGGATGCCCGGCGCAATCGCCCCTTCCTGGACGTGTACGAGCCGGGTTCGGTGATCAAAGGGCTGGTGGTGGCCGCCGCGATCAACGAGGGCCTGACCACCCCCAAGACTGTCTACGAGACGCCCATGAACCGCCACGTCGGTGGGCGCTGGGGCAGCGTCATCCACGACGCGGTGGACCATCCCAGCACCCTGACCACCAAACAGATCCTGCGTTACAGCAGCAACGTGGGCATGAGCCACATCGTGGAGAAGTTCGGGTCCGACAAGCTGCGCGCCTACTTCACGCAGTACGGCTTCGGCAGCTACCCGGACATGCCGGTGGTGCCCGCTGCCACCGGACAGCTGCAGCCGCTGCGCAAGTGGGACGATCTGGTGCGCGTGACCAACGCCTTCGGCCAGGGCATGAGTGCCACCACGCTGCAACTGGCCTCGGCCTACAACGCGCTGGCCAACGACGGTCTGTACCTCCCGCCCCAGCTGGTGGAGGGCGTGGCCGGCCCGGCCGAAAAGCGCGAGATCGTGCGTCCCGAGGTGGCCCGCACCACCCGCACCATGCTGCAGGCGGTCATTGAGGAGGGGATTCCGCATCAGGCCGGCATCAAGGGCTACGCATTGGGCGGCAAGACCGGCACGGCCCAGGTCGTCGTTGACGGGCGGTACTCCTCGACCATCTACAACAGCGTGTTCACCGGCTTCTATCCGGTAGACGCCCCGCAAATTACGGTGGTGGCGATGGCCCACGGCGCGAAGCTGAGCTATCACGGGTCCATGCTGGCCGCGCCCGTGTTCCGCGAAATCATGAAGGACGTGCTGTCGACCTGGGGTGCGGCCCCCCGCATTGAGGCCCCCAAGGCCGCGGAAAACGAAAAGTAG
- a CDS encoding 3D domain-containing protein, which yields MVSKLNRWTFGVLFGIAGLACATPALPASSVASDAVRQAMVVTPPPAPVVQRAAAPAARPQPTAQAQAAQARAAAVAQAQRPQAQPAPAAPVAALTARGRSAIVRATAYNSLAGQTDSTPFITATGTRTRPGVVALSRDMLRLFPYGTRITIEDLSGRYNNLLRGRTFIVEDTMAARKTGSLDIWMSTRSQAINFGARQVRITALR from the coding sequence ATGGTTTCAAAACTCAACCGCTGGACCTTCGGCGTTTTGTTCGGCATTGCGGGCCTGGCCTGCGCGACTCCCGCCCTTCCGGCCAGCTCGGTGGCCAGCGACGCCGTGCGTCAGGCCATGGTGGTGACGCCGCCGCCCGCCCCCGTGGTTCAGCGCGCCGCGGCTCCGGCGGCGCGTCCACAGCCCACCGCGCAGGCCCAGGCGGCGCAGGCCCGGGCCGCCGCCGTCGCTCAGGCCCAGCGGCCCCAGGCTCAGCCCGCGCCCGCCGCTCCCGTGGCCGCCCTCACCGCGCGGGGCCGCTCGGCCATCGTCCGGGCCACGGCCTACAACAGCCTGGCGGGACAGACCGACAGCACGCCGTTTATCACGGCCACCGGCACCCGCACCCGCCCCGGCGTCGTGGCCCTGAGCCGCGACATGCTGCGCCTGTTCCCCTACGGCACCCGCATCACCATCGAGGACCTGAGCGGGCGCTACAACAACCTGCTGCGCGGCCGCACCTTTATCGTCGAGGACACCATGGCCGCCCGCAAGACCGGCAGCCTGGACATCTGGATGAGCACCCGCAGCCAGGCCATCAACTTCGGGGCTCGGCAGGTGCGGATCACGGCGCTTCGCTGA
- a CDS encoding ABC transporter permease gives MSRPQPSAALPAQPGTAALAWSIARAHLSRRRTQNLLTIGGIAVGVMALIAALSLTNGFTRALVDATLRATPHLSLNSFSPGGRDPELEKAIEADPRVAAFTPFLADKGLLTRPAGLGNRAGVDFATLFGVTPAAAQVLQLPPGQNELLATLGPGEILLGSALARSIGGFTGDEVRLLNSTQRRGSFTVKGVFTTGNYLIDSAYAFTSLATLQKLQDTTNITGYQLRLTDPNLAPDVGADLTRPRAYSPLPWQSVYGTLLDQLALQKKVIGFVVFLIVIVAAFGIANVLTLAVFEKTQEIAILRAIGATRGLITRIFLLEGLVLGLGGLLLGNLLGLGISAYFTVRPFQIPGDLYFITSLPVEVRWTDLLGVNAVGLITTLLAALIPARRAASIEPARIIR, from the coding sequence ATGTCCCGCCCCCAGCCGTCCGCCGCCCTGCCTGCCCAGCCCGGTACGGCGGCGCTGGCGTGGTCCATCGCGCGGGCGCACCTGTCGCGGCGGCGCACCCAGAATCTGCTGACCATCGGGGGAATCGCGGTGGGCGTGATGGCCCTGATCGCCGCCCTGAGCCTGACCAACGGCTTTACCCGCGCGTTGGTGGACGCCACCCTGCGCGCCACCCCGCACCTGAGCCTGAACTCGTTCAGTCCTGGGGGGCGTGACCCCGAACTGGAAAAAGCCATTGAGGCCGACCCACGTGTGGCGGCCTTCACGCCTTTTCTGGCCGACAAGGGACTGCTGACCCGTCCGGCGGGCCTGGGCAACCGCGCGGGCGTGGACTTCGCCACCCTGTTCGGCGTGACGCCGGCCGCGGCCCAGGTGCTGCAACTGCCGCCGGGTCAGAATGAACTGCTGGCCACCCTGGGGCCGGGGGAGATCCTCCTGGGCTCGGCCCTGGCCCGCAGCATCGGCGGCTTTACCGGCGACGAGGTGCGGCTGCTCAACAGCACCCAGCGCCGGGGCAGCTTCACGGTCAAGGGCGTGTTCACCACCGGCAATTACCTGATCGACAGTGCCTACGCCTTTACCAGTCTGGCGACGCTGCAGAAGCTGCAGGACACCACCAACATCACGGGCTACCAGTTGCGCCTGACCGATCCCAATTTGGCCCCGGACGTCGGCGCCGACCTGACCCGGCCCCGTGCCTACAGCCCCCTGCCCTGGCAGAGCGTCTACGGCACGCTGCTGGATCAGCTGGCCCTGCAGAAGAAGGTCATCGGCTTCGTGGTCTTTCTGATCGTGATTGTCGCGGCCTTCGGTATTGCCAACGTTCTGACGCTGGCGGTGTTTGAGAAGACGCAAGAAATCGCCATCCTGCGCGCCATTGGGGCGACCCGCGGGCTGATCACGCGCATTTTCCTGCTGGAAGGGCTGGTGCTGGGACTGGGCGGCCTGCTGCTGGGGAACCTGCTGGGCCTGGGCATCAGCGCGTATTTCACCGTGCGGCCCTTCCAGATTCCCGGTGACCTGTATTTCATCACCTCGCTGCCGGTGGAAGTGCGCTGGACGGATCTGCTGGGCGTCAACGCCGTGGGCCTGATCACCACGCTGCTGGCCGCCCTGATCCCCGCGCGCCGCGCCGCCAGCATCGAACCGGCGCGGATTATTCGCTAG